The Culex quinquefasciatus strain JHB chromosome 2, VPISU_Cqui_1.0_pri_paternal, whole genome shotgun sequence genome contains the following window.
ctaaatcaactgctatggctttgttggatgttgagaaggcttttgacaatgtttggcatgatggtttgatacataaactgtatttatacggttttccaatgtatcttatcaaaattatccagcactatctttcggagagatcgttcaaggtttttctgaatgggattgcttctggattattcaacattgatgctggggttccccaaggaagtattcttggcccacttctgtacaatatttttacatctgatttgcctactcttcctggtaatggtgtgttgtcacttttgctgatgacactgccgttatttataagggtaaaataaccagatatttagttggccgtcttcagaagggtcttgacgttctttccgaatactttggcgactggaaaattcgcataaatgcagccaaaactcaaaccatcatttttccactttccaaatcggccagatttgtcccaaaggatgatgttttgataaaaatgaatgatgtttcgataccctggtcaaaggaagttgtctatttaggtctcatacttgactcgaaacttttgtttcggcagcatgtagataaaatattgaacaagtgcagcattctcatcaggtgtttgtatcctttaattaacagaaaatcaaagctatctttgaaaaataagttagcagtttacaaacaaataatttaccctgttattgagtatgcagtacctgtttgggagtgttgcgctagaactcataaattgaagctccagcgtgtccaaaacaaggtactcaaaatggttttgaatgttcctggctggacaagatcaagtgaggttcatgaattagcagaagttaaaatgttggatcagaagattcaagaaaaatgtttgaaattcagggaaaaatgtgctatatctgaataccccttgattcaaggattggtttagtttatggtaagattaagttagttttaggttaggttatgttttcttaacatttttttttcctcattgtacctagtgttacaaaaatgataaatcatatacttttaaagttataaaaatgaacagtgtttaaatcacgaaaagcaaactaaagctgaagagccacagctgaccacttattatgtaaaccaaatgtaattattataagaaagattcaataaagtatatttaattcaaaaaaaaaaaaaaaaaccactttACAAGTGCTTCATTTACCACTATGGCAGGTTCTATAACCGAACACTATGCATCGCTGAAGAAGACTTGTATTAAAGTATTGTGTGTTGTTGCAAGGAAAGTTCTTAACCAAAAGTTTACGTCAGAGCTATTGGCagcttttcgatgcctctgtactCTCTTGCACTAAGCatgctgggattcctatctatttaacataagagagcacagaggcatcgtttCGTTAGTACCTACGACCTTGTGACTTCTTTTTATCCACAAGTTCTTGGTCGCCTCTAAGGTGTCTGAAAGTACAAAAACACTTACTAATATAATTACTTGTGCAAACGGTGAAGTTCTcacaatattagaaaaaaattccaCCGATGTTGGAAATTTCCCCTCAGAATGTGTGTTGGTTTCTTTCTGGACTCAGTACGAACGTCATGGAGCTCCTGAGAAGACGCATCCGCCAGTGGCGCAACGGCTTAGAGTCCGAGTTTAGCAATCCGAAGTTGCTTTTCGAGAAAACCTGCGACTCGGTTTCGAAATGGTCGACCATTTGCGGCTGGGAACGATTTGAGCCGAATTACACGCGGGCCAATCCAAGGTTTATCTTTTTGATGGTGgacattttctttttctttgtggTGAGCATTTTGTGCTTGAAGGATCTTTGGGGCCAACGGGTGGAGTTCATTTTCTGTTTAGTTACGCTTGGGCTTGGTTTTCAGGTAAGTTACGATttgatatttatgttttttttttcacaaatttcattCTCGTATCTGTGTTCAGGGACTCGTCAAAGCGTACATGTTTACCCACGACACCATCTATGCTCTACTCCAGTACAATATGAAACGATTTAAAAATCCCAGCAAAATCCCGGAAATTCACAACTCCTTGATGAAAACGGCTTCTTGGTGTACAATTTCGGTGAAACTGATTGCACCCAGTTACGCAACGATGGCAGCACTAACGGTGATCATTTCTTTGCTAATTTCCGCGTTTGAGCGCCGATTTGAGCTGCCATTTGGATTTTTCATTCCGGGAGTCGATCGCGCCACGTGGATCGGTTATCTGCTGAATTTGGCCTTTCACACACTGCAGGCGTTCGTGGCGGGTGGCGGGTTGCTGGCCACGGACATGTGTTTCTTTAATCTTATAATCAACGCCATTGGACAGCTGGATGTTTTGATTATCCGTTTGCGGAAGCTTGGAGAAGCTGCCACATCGGGCAAACATGTTGAAGCTGAGCTTTACCAATTTTTGAGGGAAATAATTCAAGAACATATGGAACATGTCAAGTACTTAGATGGGTGAGATACGAAGTCAAAAATAGTCTAAAACGTCTAATTTCAGGTACCTTTCAATGATGGAATCACTTATGAGGGCAGGTTTCTTCATCAATAACGGATGCCTTATTACTGAAATAGTCACATCTTTGTATATTGTTTTGACTGTGCGAATACTCAAATTCTCAGTTACAACATTGTTAAACGCATTCTTATAACTTGCAGAATGATGAAATCTGGTTTCCCGGGATAATGATCGCAACTTGCTGCTCTTTTCAATTGCTGATTCCATGCTACATGGGATCATTTCTTTCTAGTAAGGTAAGGC
Protein-coding sequences here:
- the LOC6033431 gene encoding uncharacterized protein LOC6033431, whose product is MELLRRRIRQWRNGLESEFSNPKLLFEKTCDSVSKWSTICGWERFEPNYTRANPRFIFLMVDIFFFFVVSILCLKDLWGQRVEFIFCLVTLGLGFQGLVKAYMFTHDTIYALLQYNMKRFKNPSKIPEIHNSLMKTASWCTISVKLIAPSYATMAALTVIISLLISAFERRFELPFGFFIPGVDRATWIGYLLNLAFHTLQAFVAGGGLLATDMCFFNLIINAIGQLDVLIIRLRKLGEAATSGKHVEAELYQFLREIIQEHMEHVKYLDG